The proteins below come from a single Halobacillus salinarum genomic window:
- a CDS encoding L-ribulose-5-phosphate 4-epimerase — translation MLENLKEEVLQANLSLPKHDLVTFTWGNVSGIDRESGLIVIKPSGVKYEDLTAADLVVVDLEGKKVEGELKPSSDTKTHVTLYRNFKEIGGVVHTHSTWATTWAQAACDLPALGTTHADHFFGSVPCTRHLTEKEIAHDYELETGQVIVETFNHRNINPNHVPSVLVESHGPFSWGENASKALKNAVVLEEVCKMAYNTFNLNSERSDLDYMLLKKHFFRKHGNNAYYGQ, via the coding sequence ATGCTGGAAAATTTAAAAGAAGAAGTTTTACAAGCGAATTTGAGTTTACCTAAACATGATTTAGTTACTTTTACATGGGGAAATGTAAGTGGTATTGACCGCGAGTCCGGATTAATTGTGATCAAGCCAAGTGGAGTTAAGTACGAAGATTTAACGGCAGCAGATTTAGTCGTGGTTGATTTGGAAGGGAAGAAGGTCGAAGGAGAACTGAAGCCATCCTCTGATACAAAAACCCATGTAACTTTATATAGAAATTTTAAAGAAATCGGAGGTGTTGTTCATACCCACTCCACGTGGGCTACGACTTGGGCTCAGGCGGCATGCGATCTTCCTGCATTAGGAACTACTCATGCGGATCACTTCTTTGGTTCCGTCCCTTGCACAAGACATCTGACCGAAAAGGAGATAGCTCATGATTATGAGTTAGAAACGGGGCAGGTGATTGTAGAAACGTTTAATCATCGAAACATTAATCCGAACCATGTTCCTTCTGTTTTAGTCGAGAGTCATGGACCGTTTTCGTGGGGCGAGAATGCAAGTAAAGCTCTAAAAAATGCAGTTGTGTTAGAAGAAGTTTGTAAAATGGCTTACAATACATTTAACTTGAATTCTGAAAGGTCGGATCTTGATTACATGCTATTGAAAAAGCATTTTTTTAGGAAACATGGCAATAATGCCTATTATGGTCAATAA
- a CDS encoding galactitol-1-phosphate 5-dehydrogenase yields the protein MKGKMKASVLHALGHFENELVDIPQISEDEVLIKVKYCGICGSDVPRSLITGARKYPLILGHEFSGEIAEVGSRVDEVRKNDRVVVAPLVPCGECEHCRATDYGLCADYNIIGTGSNGAFAEYVKVPKEHVLPIPEQLDFENASGIEPATIGYHGLQKANIQPGETVVVVGCGSIGQLTLQWAHIFGASTVIAVDISDEKLAMAKKLGADITINAKEVDPVERIRDLTGGGAEVVAETAGSTITQEQAILAAKKKGRVVFLGITHSGLELAEKTMDHLMRGEVVVQGSWNSYTSPTQELRGKLL from the coding sequence ATGAAAGGTAAAATGAAAGCATCAGTACTTCATGCACTGGGTCATTTTGAAAATGAACTTGTAGACATTCCGCAAATAAGTGAAGATGAAGTATTAATTAAGGTGAAATATTGCGGAATTTGCGGTTCTGATGTTCCCCGATCCTTGATTACTGGGGCAAGAAAATATCCGCTTATTCTAGGACATGAATTTTCAGGGGAGATAGCAGAAGTTGGAAGTAGAGTAGATGAGGTTAGAAAAAATGATAGAGTAGTTGTTGCTCCACTAGTTCCCTGTGGTGAGTGTGAACATTGCAGAGCAACAGACTACGGACTATGCGCTGATTATAACATAATTGGCACAGGAAGTAATGGGGCTTTTGCAGAATATGTTAAAGTTCCGAAAGAGCACGTGTTACCTATCCCAGAGCAGTTGGATTTTGAAAATGCTTCGGGAATTGAGCCTGCGACAATTGGTTATCACGGTTTACAAAAAGCAAATATTCAACCGGGTGAAACTGTGGTTGTAGTTGGCTGTGGATCGATTGGTCAATTAACCCTGCAATGGGCACATATATTTGGAGCCTCCACAGTTATTGCTGTTGATATCTCTGATGAAAAATTAGCCATGGCCAAAAAATTAGGTGCTGATATCACGATAAACGCGAAAGAAGTAGATCCGGTAGAAAGGATACGAGATTTGACCGGGGGCGGTGCTGAAGTTGTTGCCGAAACAGCGGGAAGTACGATTACCCAAGAGCAGGCAATCTTAGCTGCTAAGAAAAAAGGACGAGTTGTCTTTCTAGGAATCACGCATTCAGGACTGGAGTTAGCAGAAAAAACGATGGACCATCTGATGCGAGGTGAAGTAGTTGTTCAAGGGTCTTGGAATTCATACACTTCCCCTACCCAGGAATTGCGTGGAAAGCTGCTTTAG
- a CDS encoding PTS galactitol transporter subunit IIC: protein MLTALQSFFDAFGAPILVPVIIVIIAFVLKVPAKKALMAGLYAGIGLQGFMLVLNSFTPIISPVIKNMVEITGINLPAFDVGWQATSIVAFSTQPGMLFLAVGLILQTVLFLVKWTDVFQPSDLWNNYSYAIWGSMVYIVTDSIILSLSCMILLNLYSLLIAELMARRWSTYYGYPNATIIAMHNIEATIFGVVTDPLLNKLGLHKAKIDPESLQKRLGIIGEPITLGFFLGLIIGLLGNINSLNSIESWGKVAVVGIATSSVMAIFPKVAGIFSQAFIPITDAARKSTAKKEKDSGREWYLGINDAAGFGEPATLTSGLLLIPFMVVVAFILPGNEVIPVVDLLALPFMVQGLVSITNGNMAKVVINGIIWFGLGLYMCTYTAPLFTDIATNVGINLPEGALLITSFNILGKPLMGLIFLAFLSANPIFIGIAVVAYFILWILFRKNKTAIYNYLDRQAEKNNPEIKEDDIASEA, encoded by the coding sequence ATGCTTACTGCCTTGCAATCGTTTTTTGATGCTTTTGGAGCTCCAATCCTGGTACCGGTCATTATTGTGATCATTGCTTTTGTGCTAAAGGTACCTGCCAAAAAAGCTTTAATGGCTGGGTTATATGCAGGGATTGGCTTACAGGGGTTTATGTTAGTGCTCAATTCATTTACACCTATTATTTCTCCAGTTATTAAAAATATGGTGGAAATCACCGGGATAAATTTGCCTGCTTTTGACGTAGGTTGGCAGGCTACATCTATTGTAGCCTTCTCCACACAGCCGGGAATGTTATTCTTAGCCGTTGGTTTGATTCTGCAAACAGTCCTTTTCTTGGTGAAATGGACAGATGTTTTTCAGCCCTCTGATTTATGGAATAACTACTCTTATGCAATTTGGGGGTCAATGGTTTACATCGTCACAGATAGTATCATTTTATCTTTAAGCTGCATGATTCTCCTAAACTTGTACAGTCTGCTTATTGCTGAATTAATGGCGAGAAGATGGTCCACGTATTATGGCTACCCAAATGCCACCATTATTGCGATGCACAATATAGAAGCGACTATTTTTGGCGTAGTTACTGATCCATTACTAAATAAATTAGGTCTTCATAAAGCAAAGATTGATCCTGAATCTTTACAGAAGAGATTGGGTATCATCGGTGAGCCGATAACTCTGGGATTCTTCCTAGGTTTAATTATTGGGTTACTTGGAAACATAAATAGTCTAAATTCGATTGAGTCCTGGGGAAAGGTTGCGGTTGTAGGAATAGCTACTAGTTCTGTAATGGCTATTTTCCCAAAAGTCGCCGGGATTTTTTCACAAGCTTTTATTCCAATAACTGATGCTGCAAGAAAGTCTACTGCTAAAAAAGAAAAAGACTCCGGACGTGAATGGTATCTCGGAATAAATGATGCAGCAGGTTTTGGTGAACCAGCGACTCTCACATCAGGACTTCTATTAATTCCTTTTATGGTAGTGGTCGCGTTTATCCTGCCTGGCAATGAAGTAATACCGGTTGTAGATTTACTAGCGCTTCCGTTTATGGTTCAAGGGCTGGTCTCTATTACTAATGGGAATATGGCTAAAGTCGTCATCAATGGGATCATTTGGTTTGGTTTAGGTTTGTATATGTGTACTTACACCGCCCCGTTGTTCACAGATATTGCTACCAATGTAGGTATTAATTTACCTGAAGGCGCGCTTTTGATCACAAGCTTCAATATATTAGGAAAGCCATTAATGGGACTAATATTTTTGGCCTTTTTAAGTGCAAATCCAATATTTATCGGGATTGCAGTAGTTGCTTATTTTATCCTGTGGATTTTGTTTAGAAAGAATAAAACAGCAATATACAACTATCTGGATCGTCAAGCAGAGAAAAACAATCCGGAGATCAAAGAGGATGATATAGCATCAGAGGCTTAG
- a CDS encoding PTS sugar transporter subunit IIB has protein sequence MKTFKILSVCGSGTVTSSMVAEKVKEEMEARGLKVTTNEGKPTEALSFAESGLYDLITHTSPLPKADYGIPTISSVSCLTGMGEEEFFDEVEETLKSLEK, from the coding sequence ATGAAAACATTTAAGATCTTATCAGTTTGTGGTTCGGGGACGGTAACTTCATCGATGGTTGCAGAAAAAGTAAAAGAGGAAATGGAAGCGCGTGGTTTAAAAGTAACTACGAACGAAGGGAAGCCGACGGAAGCCTTAAGTTTTGCAGAAAGTGGGTTGTATGATTTGATCACGCATACAAGCCCTCTTCCTAAAGCTGACTATGGCATTCCGACCATTAGTTCAGTTAGCTGTTTGACAGGTATGGGAGAGGAAGAATTTTTTGATGAAGTAGAAGAAACGTTAAAGTCTCTGGAAAAGTAG
- a CDS encoding PTS sugar transporter subunit IIA → MDVIVNPKLRVKDSKEAIERLGGQMLDAGYVKDSYINAVLQREEVLPTGLKTGETNVAIPHTDVTHVNRSALCMATLFEPITFRLMEDPEQKIEVFLVFLLAVSEPEEQTQLLKNLISIFQNKELLSEMINTDNEKTLKQNLQSSLIMV, encoded by the coding sequence TTGGATGTAATAGTTAACCCCAAGCTACGAGTAAAGGACTCAAAGGAAGCAATTGAACGATTAGGCGGGCAAATGTTAGATGCAGGATATGTGAAGGACAGCTATATCAATGCGGTTTTACAAAGAGAAGAAGTACTGCCGACGGGGTTAAAAACCGGGGAAACAAACGTAGCTATTCCGCACACAGATGTAACTCATGTGAATAGATCTGCTTTATGTATGGCTACTTTATTTGAACCCATAACGTTTCGTTTGATGGAAGACCCTGAACAGAAAATAGAAGTCTTCCTTGTGTTTCTTTTAGCAGTAAGTGAGCCAGAAGAACAGACCCAGTTACTAAAGAACCTAATTTCGATTTTTCAAAACAAGGAGCTGCTATCTGAAATGATAAATACAGACAACGAAAAGACGTTAAAGCAAAACTTACAATCTTCTTTAATCATGGTGTAA
- a CDS encoding BglG family transcription antiterminator: protein MISIRSKKIIDELLSNPSIKSIDLEKKLNLTSRQLGYSIQKLNDWLMSNSLPVIERTRQGHFLISEDVFIALHGENSMKPSQVLTEQQRVYILILMVVSSQEELSLNHFTCELLVSKNTILNDLRQAQDYLNEYELSIQYTRKHGYRLKGKEIQIRKLFIGIMHEVLQLNSIKEKLNEITQINEGDIHKFIKRIEKVEDTLNIKFTDEKLEMMPYIIILILRRVNQGKEIITNPINYEDLVDTKEYQASEEIFCEYRSFPIAERLFITLHLLTTNVHSSELITEEPIPNLMPAINEVLHMFEKNACIYFQDRQQLLNSLFQHIKPAYYRIKYNLTDTTLTFQLPESNEFKELNHLVKRSIGSLEKLIGTEIPESEITYITMLIGGWMKRQGKSIEKKVKAIVVCPQGVSVSRLMFNELKELFPEFILLDSLSIREFENYDLDYDLVFASSYLETEKKLFLTKAFLNEEDKRRLKKQVMLETNGYLSSQIDMNEVMDIIKSHSRIDEEDELLKDLQNYLNRDDQSSLKQTITPSRMNLLDLIRKDTIVLKKTVDSWEEALTVASKPLIDNGSISESYLEAMLNNKKDPYIVISPHVAIPHASPEDGVHELAMSLLKIEEGVDFQGERIHLVFIVAAIDRKLHIRPLTQLTKLVTNEDRKARIIHSQTPEAVQLNLQQNQKSFERG from the coding sequence ATGATAAGCATCAGAAGTAAGAAAATTATTGATGAACTACTCAGTAATCCAAGTATTAAGAGTATCGATCTGGAAAAGAAATTAAATTTGACAAGCCGACAGCTTGGTTATAGTATCCAAAAGCTTAATGACTGGCTGATGTCAAACAGCCTTCCTGTAATAGAAAGAACAAGACAAGGTCATTTTCTTATTAGTGAAGATGTATTTATTGCCCTTCATGGTGAAAATTCTATGAAGCCTTCGCAAGTGCTAACGGAGCAGCAGCGTGTTTATATCTTAATTTTGATGGTCGTAAGCTCTCAAGAAGAACTTTCGCTCAACCATTTTACCTGCGAGCTGCTAGTCAGCAAGAATACAATTTTAAATGATTTAAGACAAGCGCAAGATTACTTGAATGAATATGAGCTCTCCATCCAATATACAAGAAAACACGGTTACCGCTTAAAAGGTAAAGAAATTCAAATAAGAAAACTATTTATTGGGATCATGCACGAAGTGTTGCAATTGAATAGCATTAAAGAAAAATTGAATGAAATTACCCAAATTAATGAAGGTGATATTCATAAATTCATAAAGCGTATTGAAAAAGTGGAGGACACATTAAATATAAAATTTACAGATGAAAAATTAGAAATGATGCCTTACATCATCATACTCATTCTTAGACGAGTAAACCAAGGAAAAGAGATCATCACAAATCCGATCAACTATGAAGATCTAGTAGATACAAAGGAGTATCAAGCTTCTGAAGAGATCTTTTGTGAATACCGGTCATTCCCGATTGCTGAGCGGTTGTTTATTACTTTACACCTTTTAACAACAAACGTTCATTCATCTGAATTAATCACAGAAGAACCAATACCTAACTTGATGCCCGCGATTAATGAAGTCCTTCATATGTTTGAAAAGAATGCCTGTATATATTTTCAAGATCGGCAGCAGTTATTAAACAGTCTTTTTCAACATATTAAACCTGCGTACTATCGAATCAAATACAATCTGACAGATACCACCCTTACGTTCCAACTGCCTGAGAGCAACGAATTTAAAGAATTAAACCATTTAGTTAAAAGGTCAATTGGATCATTAGAAAAGCTTATCGGAACCGAAATACCTGAAAGTGAAATCACCTATATTACGATGCTTATTGGCGGGTGGATGAAAAGACAGGGGAAAAGTATCGAAAAAAAAGTAAAAGCGATTGTCGTATGTCCTCAAGGAGTATCCGTCTCTAGGTTAATGTTTAATGAATTGAAAGAATTGTTTCCTGAATTTATTTTATTAGATTCCTTATCTATTCGCGAATTTGAAAATTATGACTTGGATTACGATTTAGTTTTTGCGTCAAGTTATTTAGAAACAGAGAAAAAGTTATTCTTAACGAAAGCATTTTTAAATGAAGAGGATAAGCGACGTCTTAAGAAACAGGTGATGCTTGAGACTAATGGTTATTTATCCAGTCAAATTGATATGAATGAAGTCATGGATATCATTAAAAGTCATTCAAGGATTGATGAAGAAGATGAATTATTAAAGGACTTACAAAATTATTTGAATCGGGACGATCAATCCTCCCTTAAACAAACGATAACTCCTAGTAGAATGAATCTTCTTGACTTAATAAGGAAGGATACTATTGTTCTTAAAAAGACAGTGGACTCGTGGGAAGAAGCACTAACAGTTGCTTCCAAACCATTAATTGATAATGGGAGCATTTCGGAGAGTTATTTAGAGGCTATGTTAAATAACAAGAAGGATCCCTATATTGTAATTAGTCCCCACGTGGCAATTCCTCACGCTTCACCTGAAGACGGCGTGCATGAACTAGCAATGAGCTTATTAAAGATAGAGGAAGGCGTAGATTTCCAGGGAGAAAGGATCCATTTGGTCTTTATCGTAGCAGCCATTGATCGAAAATTGCATATTCGGCCGCTTACTCAATTGACAAAACTTGTGACTAATGAAGATAGAAAAGCAAGAATTATTCATTCTCAAACACCTGAAGCAGTACAACTTAATTTACAACAAAACCAGAAATCATTTGAAAGGGGGTGA
- a CDS encoding gluconate:H+ symporter, with protein sequence MGWIVSNLPIISVVIGVALLLFLNIRLKFNGLLALLVAAIVVGILNGMKLTAVVESIKEGFGSTLGSLALVIGLGAVLGKLMVDSGAAQRLATTLLNKFGAKNVEWAILIIGAIFGISVFYEVAFIILAPLVISIAIEAKTPYIRLGVTMVAAATMSHSLFPPQPGPTALVDAYGADMGMVYILGIIVFIPSVLCAGLILPRLLRNIDHPVPPLLEKPKEFSDEEMPGFLISLFVPLIPAIIITGATIFNVFIKEGTFLYEIVNFFGSAEISLLLAVLIAIYLFGLRIGRKMPEIMESFSGAIKGIAMIVFIVGGGGAFKQVILDTGVGDYIADLMQNTSVSPLIMAWFITALIRIATGQGVVSAITAAGIVGPLVDTFDVSPVLMVLATAAGSNTITHVNDASFWLFKEYFNLSIKETFKTWGLLLFTNSIVGLGTVLIISLFL encoded by the coding sequence ATGGGTTGGATCGTTAGTAATCTCCCAATCATATCAGTAGTTATAGGAGTGGCATTGCTTTTATTCCTGAACATTCGCTTGAAATTCAATGGTCTGCTAGCATTACTGGTGGCCGCAATTGTCGTAGGTATATTAAATGGAATGAAGCTGACAGCGGTCGTTGAGTCGATCAAAGAAGGGTTCGGCAGTACGCTTGGTAGTTTGGCACTCGTTATCGGCCTTGGTGCTGTATTAGGGAAGTTGATGGTAGACTCCGGGGCTGCCCAGCGTCTAGCCACCACATTATTGAACAAATTCGGAGCAAAAAATGTGGAGTGGGCCATCTTAATCATCGGCGCCATCTTCGGGATTTCTGTCTTTTATGAGGTAGCTTTCATCATCCTGGCACCTCTTGTTATTAGTATAGCAATTGAGGCAAAAACCCCTTATATACGTTTAGGTGTTACGATGGTGGCAGCAGCAACGATGTCTCACAGCTTATTCCCGCCTCAACCAGGACCTACAGCTCTTGTTGATGCCTATGGTGCTGATATGGGAATGGTGTACATTTTAGGAATCATCGTATTCATTCCCTCTGTCTTATGTGCAGGGCTCATTTTACCTAGGTTATTGCGAAACATTGACCACCCGGTGCCGCCTCTATTGGAAAAACCAAAAGAATTTTCGGATGAAGAAATGCCTGGATTTTTAATCAGTTTATTTGTTCCTTTAATTCCAGCGATCATCATCACTGGTGCTACAATCTTCAATGTATTTATTAAAGAAGGTACATTTCTTTATGAAATTGTAAATTTTTTCGGAAGTGCTGAAATTAGTTTGCTGCTCGCAGTGTTAATCGCTATTTATTTATTCGGACTTCGAATAGGACGGAAAATGCCGGAGATTATGGAGTCATTCTCAGGGGCTATTAAAGGGATTGCTATGATCGTCTTTATTGTCGGGGGAGGAGGAGCTTTCAAGCAAGTCATTTTGGACACGGGTGTTGGTGATTATATTGCTGACCTCATGCAAAATACCAGCGTCTCTCCGTTAATCATGGCATGGTTTATAACAGCCCTGATTCGAATTGCTACCGGACAAGGAGTCGTATCCGCAATTACAGCTGCAGGGATCGTCGGACCGCTTGTTGATACGTTTGATGTAAGTCCTGTATTGATGGTATTAGCTACGGCAGCAGGAAGTAATACGATTACACACGTGAATGATGCCTCTTTTTGGCTGTTCAAAGAGTATTTTAACTTATCTATTAAGGAAACGTTTAAAACGTGGGGGCTTCTTTTGTTTACCAACTCAATTGTCGGTCTTGGTACAGTGTTGATTATTAGTTTATTTTTGTGA
- a CDS encoding ROK family transcriptional regulator has protein sequence MSKGDASYIKQMNRRILIEHILKEKSLSRSDLSRRTGLNKATVSVQINELIQEEIVVEQKVGESVTLGRKPILLEMNDQAGYSIGIDIDDTVIRGVFLDFKGNPFHHICLPITNNNFETIINEIEIHLLPLINKFNKKHKPRGLIGVCVGIHGIINNDSQIIFTPKHHWSNVHAKERLEETFHTPVFIDNNANLSAYGEHVYFENISDLFCITLFSGIGLGIINNFSIYRGFQGFAGEVGHMIIDPNGPTCACGNHGCWELYASEKELLHKLSNHFPEKIHNSSPAELLEHPSFAEPFDHYLSSLSYGLNNIINIFNPQRIVLNGALINKNPNVVEEIKNKLHSKINNYEEIRISQLGESACAMGGAAFVLKDYFNLQTLDFLSYEYFTSD, from the coding sequence ATGAGTAAGGGAGATGCGAGTTACATAAAGCAGATGAACCGCCGCATTTTAATAGAACACATCCTAAAAGAAAAATCTCTTTCCAGAAGTGATTTATCGAGGCGTACAGGATTGAATAAAGCTACCGTTTCCGTGCAAATCAATGAGTTAATTCAAGAAGAAATTGTGGTGGAGCAAAAGGTGGGAGAAAGTGTAACACTGGGACGCAAGCCAATCTTACTCGAAATGAACGACCAGGCAGGCTACAGCATAGGGATCGATATTGACGATACAGTGATCCGCGGCGTTTTTTTAGATTTTAAAGGAAACCCTTTTCACCATATCTGTTTACCTATTACTAACAATAATTTTGAAACGATAATTAACGAAATAGAGATCCATCTATTACCCTTAATCAACAAATTTAATAAGAAACACAAGCCAAGAGGCTTAATAGGAGTTTGTGTAGGGATCCACGGAATCATTAATAATGACAGTCAAATCATTTTCACCCCTAAACATCATTGGTCGAATGTTCATGCAAAAGAAAGATTGGAAGAAACCTTTCATACACCGGTATTTATCGATAACAATGCTAATTTGAGTGCATACGGAGAGCATGTCTATTTTGAAAATATTTCTGATTTATTCTGCATCACGTTATTCTCAGGAATTGGGCTTGGAATTATTAATAACTTTTCAATTTATCGAGGGTTTCAAGGCTTTGCTGGAGAAGTTGGCCATATGATCATTGACCCTAATGGACCGACATGTGCGTGTGGCAATCATGGATGCTGGGAGTTGTATGCCTCAGAGAAGGAGTTATTACACAAATTATCGAATCATTTTCCGGAAAAAATCCACAATAGCTCACCTGCGGAACTACTCGAGCATCCGAGTTTTGCAGAACCATTCGATCATTACTTAAGCAGCCTGAGCTATGGATTGAATAATATTATCAATATCTTTAATCCCCAGAGAATCGTTCTAAACGGAGCTTTAATCAATAAGAATCCCAACGTCGTTGAAGAGATCAAAAATAAATTACATTCTAAAATTAATAATTATGAAGAAATCCGAATTTCACAATTGGGTGAATCGGCTTGTGCGATGGGCGGAGCAGCCTTTGTTCTAAAAGATTATTTTAACCTTCAGACTCTTGATTTTTTATCTTACGAATATTTCACTTCGGATTGA
- a CDS encoding aldo/keto reductase — MNIIKGKLGLGTAPLGNMYKEVSEEEARKTIDTAWDQGVRYFDTAPFYGAGLAEIRLGEALSQHNRDDYFLSTKVGRVVEEETEEKEGLFAYGRKNKVKDDYSEDGTLRSIEQSLERLKTDRLDFVYVHDVSPDFHGDEWVSKFDTARKGAFRALTRLREEGVIKSWGLGVNRTEPIEIALELEETRPDLCLQATHYTLLNHEHALLKLMPRAIEQNVGIVAGAPYSSGVLVGGDHYEYEKAPGEILSKTERIKQIAAKHDVSMKSAALQFSMAHPAVAAVIPGTTQAAHVKEDVAAFKENIPAAFWQELREENLVSPKAPLPID, encoded by the coding sequence ATGAATATAATAAAAGGAAAACTTGGCCTGGGTACGGCACCTCTAGGAAATATGTACAAGGAAGTGTCTGAAGAAGAAGCCAGGAAAACAATCGATACCGCTTGGGACCAAGGAGTCCGCTATTTTGATACAGCTCCTTTCTACGGGGCAGGATTAGCCGAAATTCGTCTCGGAGAAGCTCTATCCCAACACAACCGGGATGATTATTTCTTAAGCACGAAAGTAGGCAGAGTCGTAGAAGAGGAAACAGAAGAAAAAGAAGGACTGTTTGCGTATGGACGCAAAAATAAAGTCAAAGATGATTACAGCGAAGATGGAACGCTTCGTTCCATCGAACAAAGTCTCGAACGTTTGAAAACGGATCGATTGGACTTTGTGTATGTCCATGATGTGTCCCCGGATTTTCACGGAGACGAGTGGGTTTCAAAATTTGATACAGCGAGAAAAGGAGCCTTCCGTGCTCTGACCCGCCTTCGTGAAGAGGGAGTAATAAAATCATGGGGTCTGGGAGTCAACCGGACAGAACCAATTGAAATTGCTTTGGAGTTGGAAGAAACCCGTCCAGATTTATGCTTGCAGGCGACTCATTATACGTTATTAAACCATGAACACGCACTGCTTAAGCTGATGCCGCGAGCCATCGAACAAAACGTCGGCATTGTCGCTGGTGCCCCTTACAGCTCAGGAGTGTTAGTGGGCGGAGATCATTACGAATATGAAAAGGCTCCCGGAGAAATTCTTTCAAAGACGGAGCGCATTAAACAGATCGCTGCAAAGCATGACGTAAGTATGAAAAGTGCCGCCCTTCAATTCTCCATGGCTCATCCTGCAGTAGCCGCAGTTATCCCCGGTACTACTCAAGCTGCCCATGTGAAAGAAGACGTGGCAGCCTTTAAGGAGAATATTCCAGCTGCTTTCTGGCAGGAATTAAGAGAAGAAAACCTTGTATCACCAAAGGCACCACTGCCAATAGATTAG
- a CDS encoding GNAT family N-acetyltransferase, with protein sequence MLNEVGKFEREIRIRDAQLNDAQPILEIQRSVTSEEKYFITGLKEFNRTVEDVESWIDKLLQNDRERILVADLEGEVMAWAAFHSNDRKKLKHTGAVAMMVGEQFRNKGIGKQLIEELLEWATHHILIEKVSLGVFSTNERAIALYKSFGFKEEGRKLKEIKFAEDQYADDVLMYKFV encoded by the coding sequence TTGTTAAACGAGGTTGGAAAGTTTGAAAGGGAAATAAGGATTAGAGACGCACAGCTCAATGATGCGCAGCCTATTCTGGAAATTCAACGAAGTGTCACTTCTGAAGAGAAGTATTTCATCACTGGTCTTAAGGAATTTAATAGAACAGTTGAGGATGTAGAATCATGGATTGATAAACTGCTTCAGAATGATAGAGAAAGAATATTAGTGGCTGACCTGGAGGGAGAAGTAATGGCATGGGCTGCTTTTCATTCGAACGATCGGAAAAAGCTAAAGCATACGGGCGCTGTTGCCATGATGGTTGGCGAACAGTTTAGAAATAAGGGCATTGGGAAGCAGCTGATAGAAGAACTATTAGAATGGGCCACTCATCATATTTTGATTGAAAAGGTATCCCTCGGTGTATTTTCAACCAATGAAAGAGCCATAGCCTTATATAAAAGCTTTGGATTTAAAGAAGAGGGGCGTAAGTTAAAAGAAATTAAGTTCGCAGAAGATCAATATGCTGATGATGTCTTAATGTATAAATTTGTTTAA
- a CDS encoding VOC family protein gives MIQKLGQVMLYVENQDEAVDFWTDIMGFMVIADENDGQGMRWIEVAPSKEAETSLVLHNKELIAKMQPELNLGTPSLMFYSEDLQPLHHNLVRREITVGEIVNMPSGKVFNFADYENNYFAVMEKNEDVNS, from the coding sequence ATGATTCAAAAGCTCGGTCAAGTTATGCTTTATGTAGAGAATCAGGATGAAGCCGTCGACTTTTGGACGGATATAATGGGGTTCATGGTGATCGCTGATGAAAATGATGGTCAAGGAATGAGATGGATAGAAGTTGCTCCGTCTAAGGAGGCCGAAACAAGCCTTGTCCTGCACAATAAGGAATTGATTGCCAAAATGCAGCCGGAATTAAATCTTGGTACACCTTCACTCATGTTTTACTCCGAAGATCTTCAACCATTGCATCATAACTTGGTCCGTAGAGAAATCACGGTTGGAGAGATTGTAAACATGCCTTCTGGAAAAGTATTTAATTTTGCGGACTATGAGAATAATTACTTTGCAGTCATGGAAAAAAATGAAGACGTAAACAGCTGA